In Nitrosophilus labii, the following proteins share a genomic window:
- a CDS encoding uracil-DNA glycosylase yields MTTDKKHEILKNLILLKWLGYRYIDPIKIENSKKNINLPNKLEDLRQIVLNCHLCQLSKTRKNVVFGEGNPNAKIMFIGEGPGATEDEMGKPFVGRAGQLLTKMIENVLDIKREDVYIANIVKCRPPNNRVPTEEEAKTCLPYLVKQIELINPKIVVALGSTSYRYLTNDNTPISKIRGEIVKYKDKILIPTYHPSFLLRNPSKKKEAYLDILKIKRVLWEN; encoded by the coding sequence ATGACTACGGATAAAAAACATGAAATTTTAAAAAATCTAATCTTGCTTAAATGGCTTGGTTACAGATATATTGATCCTATAAAAATAGAAAACAGCAAAAAAAACATAAATCTTCCAAATAAACTTGAAGACTTGAGACAAATCGTATTAAACTGTCATCTTTGCCAACTATCAAAAACTAGGAAAAACGTGGTATTTGGTGAAGGTAACCCTAACGCAAAAATAATGTTTATAGGAGAAGGTCCGGGAGCTACTGAAGATGAAATGGGAAAACCTTTTGTAGGTAGAGCCGGTCAGCTTTTGACTAAAATGATAGAAAATGTTTTGGATATAAAAAGAGAAGATGTTTATATAGCAAACATTGTAAAATGCCGTCCTCCAAACAATAGAGTACCGACGGAAGAGGAAGCAAAAACATGTCTTCCGTATTTAGTGAAACAGATAGAACTAATAAATCCAAAAATAGTTGTTGCATTAGGCAGCACAAGTTATAGATATCTTACTAATGATAACACTCCTATATCAAAAATAAGGGGAGAAATAGTAAAATATAAAGATAAAATACTAATCCCAACATATCATCCAAGTTTTTTGCTTAGAAATCCATCTAAGAAAAAAGAAGCTTATTTAGATATACTTAAGATAAAGAGAGTGTTATGGGAAAATTGA
- a CDS encoding class II SORL domain-containing protein, translated as MPKINRYVDISEVERESKKDYIDRHSPFVHCESSAKKGEKFKVKVKVGEEYSHPDDFDHYIAYVQLWDGERLLGQATFTPGTLGNEKSQVEVDFYIIPTKKLKLTAMSYCTKHGLWESDPVEVEVTE; from the coding sequence ATGCCAAAAATCAATAGATATGTAGATATAAGTGAAGTTGAAAGAGAGTCTAAAAAAGATTATATTGACAGACATTCTCCATTCGTTCATTGTGAAAGCAGTGCAAAAAAAGGTGAAAAATTTAAAGTCAAAGTAAAAGTTGGTGAAGAGTATTCTCACCCTGACGATTTTGATCACTATATCGCTTATGTTCAATTATGGGATGGTGAAAGACTTCTTGGACAAGCAACTTTTACACCTGGAACATTAGGCAACGAAAAGAGCCAAGTAGAAGTTGATTTTTATATCATCCCTACAAAAAAACTTAAACTTACAGCTATGAGCTACTGTACTAAACACGGACTATGGGAAAGTGATCCTGTAGAAGTGGAAGTAACTGAATAA